One region of Dryobates pubescens isolate bDryPub1 chromosome 20, bDryPub1.pri, whole genome shotgun sequence genomic DNA includes:
- the WIPI1 gene encoding WD repeat domain phosphoinositide-interacting protein 1 isoform X1 gives MEAAAEAPGGSAVLSCFSYNQDCTSLAIGTTTGYRLFSLSSVEQLDQVHESHEIPDVYIVERLFSSSLVVVVSHAKPQQMNVYHFKKGTEICNYSYSSNILSIRLNRQRLVVCLEESIYIHNIKDMKLLKTILDTPPNTTGLCALSINHANSYLAYPGSAASGEIALYDGNTLKTACTIPAHDGPLAALTFNSTGSKLASASEKGTVIRVFSIPGGQKLYEFRRGMKRYVNISSLVFSMDSQFLCASSNTETVHVFKLEHLTDSRPEEPPTWSGYMGKMFQAATNYLPAQVSGMMNQDRAFATVRLNVSGQRNICALSTIQKLPRLLVTTSDGHLYIYNLDPQDGGECVLIKKHSLLGSGKMEENNENNLQPPLPQTYAATVARQSTVPSTSTMPGYSEDGGALRGEVIPEHEFATGPVCLDDENEFPPIILCRGGQPGEAKRS, from the exons ATGGAGGCCGCGGCCGAGGCCCCGGGGGGGTCCGCggtcctcagctgcttctcctacaACCAGGACTGCAC ctccctggcaatTGGGACTACAACTGGATACAGGCTTTTCTCCCTAAGTTCTGTGGAGCAACTGGACCAGGTCCATGAAAGCC ATGAAATCCCAGATGTTTACATCGTGGAGCGTCTGTTCTCCAGCAGCCTTGTGGTTGTGGTCAGTCATGCCAAGCCACAGCAAATGAATGTCTACCACTTCAAGAAGGGGACAGAGATCTGCAACTACAGCTATTCCAGTAACATTCTGTCCATCCGGCTGAACCGTCAG AGGCTGGTTGTGTGCCTGGAGGAGTCCATTTACATCCACAACATTAAGGACATGAAGCTTTTGAAGACTATTCTGGACACGCCTCCAAATACAACAG GCCTGTGTGCTCTCTCCATCAACCACGCCAACTCCTACTTGGCTTACCCCGGCAGCGCGGCCAGCGGGGAGATCGCGCTTTACGACGGAAACACTTTG AAAACAGCCTGCACGATTCCTGCCCATGATGGGCCTCTGGCTGCCCTCACCTTCAACTCCACCGGCTCCAAGCTGGCAAGTGCTTCTGAAAAA GGCACAGTCATTCGTGTATTTTCCATCCCTGGGGGGCAAAAGCTCTATGAATTCCGGCGAGGGATGAAAAG GTATGTGAACATCAGCTCCCTGGTGTTCAGCATGGATTCCCAGTTCCTCTGTGCTTCCAGCAACACGGAGACTGTGCATGTCTTCAAACTGGAGCATCTGACTGACAG CCGGCCAGAGGAGCCTCCAACCTGGAGTGGTTACATGGGGAAGATGTTCCAGGCTGCTACCAACTACCTCCCAGCTCAGGTGTCAGGCATGATGAACCAGGATCGAGCCTTTGCCACCGTCCGCCTCAACGTCTCTGGACAGAGGAACATCTGTGCCCTCTCCAC GATTCAGAAGCTGCCTCGACTGTTGGTGACTACATCAGATGGACATCTCTACATCTATAACTTGGACCCACAAGATGGAGGGGAGTGTGTCTTAATTAAGAAACACAG TCTCCTTGGCTCAGGAAAGATGGAAGAGAACAATGAAAACAACCTTCAGCCTCCGTTACCTCAAACTTACGCAGCAACTGTAGCCAGACAAAGTACAGTGCCTTCAACTTCGACCATGCCAG GCTATTCAGAGGACGGTGgtgccctgcgaggagaggtgATCCCGGAGCATGAGTTTGCCACTGGACCGGTGTGTCTGGATGACGAGAATGAGTTCCCTCCT ATAATCTTGTGCCGCGGAGGCCAGCCGGGTGAAGCCAAGAGGTCATGA
- the WIPI1 gene encoding WD repeat domain phosphoinositide-interacting protein 1 isoform X2, with the protein MEAAAEAPGGSAVLSCFSYNQDCTSLAIGTTTGYRLFSLSSVEQLDQVHESHEIPDVYIVERLFSSSLVVVVSHAKPQQMNVYHFKKGTEICNYSYSSNILSIRLNRQRLVVCLEESIYIHNIKDMKLLKTILDTPPNTTGLCALSINHANSYLAYPGSAASGEIALYDGNTLKTACTIPAHDGPLAALTFNSTGSKLASASEKGTVIRVFSIPGGQKLYEFRRGMKRYVNISSLVFSMDSQFLCASSNTETVHVFKLEHLTDSRPEEPPTWSGYMGKMFQAATNYLPAQVSGMMNQDRAFATVRLNVSGQRNICALSTIQKLPRLLVTTSDGHLYIYNLDPQDGGECVLIKKHSLLGSGKMEENNENNLQPPLPQTYAATVARQSTVPSTSTMPGYSEDGGALRGEVIPEHEFATGPVCLDDENEFPPRATKKTFEKPQNL; encoded by the exons ATGGAGGCCGCGGCCGAGGCCCCGGGGGGGTCCGCggtcctcagctgcttctcctacaACCAGGACTGCAC ctccctggcaatTGGGACTACAACTGGATACAGGCTTTTCTCCCTAAGTTCTGTGGAGCAACTGGACCAGGTCCATGAAAGCC ATGAAATCCCAGATGTTTACATCGTGGAGCGTCTGTTCTCCAGCAGCCTTGTGGTTGTGGTCAGTCATGCCAAGCCACAGCAAATGAATGTCTACCACTTCAAGAAGGGGACAGAGATCTGCAACTACAGCTATTCCAGTAACATTCTGTCCATCCGGCTGAACCGTCAG AGGCTGGTTGTGTGCCTGGAGGAGTCCATTTACATCCACAACATTAAGGACATGAAGCTTTTGAAGACTATTCTGGACACGCCTCCAAATACAACAG GCCTGTGTGCTCTCTCCATCAACCACGCCAACTCCTACTTGGCTTACCCCGGCAGCGCGGCCAGCGGGGAGATCGCGCTTTACGACGGAAACACTTTG AAAACAGCCTGCACGATTCCTGCCCATGATGGGCCTCTGGCTGCCCTCACCTTCAACTCCACCGGCTCCAAGCTGGCAAGTGCTTCTGAAAAA GGCACAGTCATTCGTGTATTTTCCATCCCTGGGGGGCAAAAGCTCTATGAATTCCGGCGAGGGATGAAAAG GTATGTGAACATCAGCTCCCTGGTGTTCAGCATGGATTCCCAGTTCCTCTGTGCTTCCAGCAACACGGAGACTGTGCATGTCTTCAAACTGGAGCATCTGACTGACAG CCGGCCAGAGGAGCCTCCAACCTGGAGTGGTTACATGGGGAAGATGTTCCAGGCTGCTACCAACTACCTCCCAGCTCAGGTGTCAGGCATGATGAACCAGGATCGAGCCTTTGCCACCGTCCGCCTCAACGTCTCTGGACAGAGGAACATCTGTGCCCTCTCCAC GATTCAGAAGCTGCCTCGACTGTTGGTGACTACATCAGATGGACATCTCTACATCTATAACTTGGACCCACAAGATGGAGGGGAGTGTGTCTTAATTAAGAAACACAG TCTCCTTGGCTCAGGAAAGATGGAAGAGAACAATGAAAACAACCTTCAGCCTCCGTTACCTCAAACTTACGCAGCAACTGTAGCCAGACAAAGTACAGTGCCTTCAACTTCGACCATGCCAG GCTATTCAGAGGACGGTGgtgccctgcgaggagaggtgATCCCGGAGCATGAGTTTGCCACTGGACCGGTGTGTCTGGATGACGAGAATGAGTTCCCTCCT cgTGCAACAAAAAAGACGTTTGAAAAACCTCAAAACTTGTGA